The DNA sequence GATGCACAGATGCAGTTtctcttatcaaaatttaatttataaaattacatgcAACCTGCAGATAATCTTTATTTTCACACTTTATAATACCTCCAATCACAGTGATCAGCTAAAGGTATGCTAAACCCCGATTCCAAAATATTTCTTGATTTTACCATATATTTACTAGATCTTTACGATTTCAACTCTATAGTTGGGAGCAAGTAGTTCAGAAGAAGCAGCAAAATGGATCCACTCCTTGCAAGATGCTGCGTCAAAGGTTCCAAAATCTTAACCTGTAACATGTTATTATAATGGTTGCTCTCTTATGAAAGCCTTGTGTTTTACTGCATTTTCAGGAGTGCCCAAATCCAGCAAAGAGGAAGTGCCTACCATTAAGGTTTATCAAGTGCACTTAGCATGTAACTTAATGGATATGAACCACTTATCTAATTGATATTTTACTTGtccgaataaaaaaaaaacatgataagaacctctttttttttctttttcttttctgtattTTCACGAGTTCTCTGCCTTTTAGGATTTTTGGGTGTGtggaaattttttatataaaagcatGTGATACGCCATGCTCTAGCGACATGGAACAGTTTTAGAATATGTGCTCCATCTATCCATTAATTTCTTTATCACAGCAGATTAGGTGGTTCAGAGAAAGATCATAAGCATTCTATAGAATCGACTATTTGCTCATCCATGCACGTGGAGGCAATGACATCTGATGTTATTGCACCCTCACCATGGAAAATTTTTGGTTGTCATAATGGTAAGATATAATTATTGTATTGGCTTTTCAAGACTTACATGCATATGTATTAAAATTTCATTACTTGTTGCAGGATTACGGCTTTTCAAAGAAGCAAAAGATTGGGATTCCCGTGGGAAGGTAAGTTGCTCTTTTGATCACTACTCattgattattttaatcaatataTTTGTCTGACGAATGTTGCTTTTGTCAGCATTGGGATGATCATCCAGCAATAATGGCAGTTGGTGTGCTTGATGGAACTTCAGAGGCCATTTTCCAGACTCTTATGTCTCTTGGTCCCTCGAGATCAGAGTAAGAACACTAAAATGTTACCTATATCTTCCTACATTAAAGTTTTGGTGACATGGGATCCTTACTTTGGTACCAGCTTGTCCTTTGTTTTTTGGATAATTTCAtaccatttttcatttttttattcgaGTTAATGTAGGAAAGGTATTTTTTTCAGTAGAAATAGTCTAAACTGAGTTGcagttgttttttatttttttcctgatgATGGGCTGTTCTCATTCCAGAGGTAAAATTACCGAGTGTCTTGCAGATGGGACTTCTGTTTTTACCAGGGCAGTGTGGTTGAGCACCTTGATGGTCACACAGATATTATTCGGAAGCAGTTATACAGCGATTGGCTACCTTGGTGAGATTTGGAACCTAATTCAAGAGGATTCTCTTTAGATTATTTCCGTTGGTAACACGTCATGGTTTGCAGGGGGATGAGGCGAAGAGATTTACTTTTGAGACGCTATTGGAGAAGAGAGGATGATGGCACATATGGTCATAATTTTTTGAAGAagcttttaaatatattatgaagCTTTGGAGCCATTATTGTATTATCTTAAGTTCTAACCTTTTTTATCTTGCTTCATTACAGTAATTCTATATCATTCTGTGTTTCACAAGAAGTGTCGACCACAAAGAGGCTATGTTCGTGCTTGTCTTAAAAGTAAtgctttgaatttgaaatttaaaacatttttatgctaattaattatacaagaaatttctattttcacttttcttcaATCCTTTTACCTTCTCTCAACaagttttttaatttggaaGCTAAACCAAAGCATGTCCTTTTATCTTATTGTTTACTAATATTTTCTGGCTGATGCCAGAAAGGCAGAAACCATGATAggccattttcttttctcagtcATATCTCACATTTTATGGTGAGGAATATAGAAATcatctttttcactctctctttcaaaCATATATGAATCCGAGGTTCCAACATATTGTCCAAGAAATTTTTACTTTAACAATAACCTTGTGGATTCTATGAAGAATTTATTTTGCAGATGTACATATGTATATACGTATATaccatatatacatacacatatacacgtatacataaatatatgtttgtatTATTGAACAATAGGAGACTATTGCAGGTGGAGGATATGTAATAACTCCTGTGAACCAAGGGAAACAGTCTCTTGTAAAGCACATGCTTGCTATCGATTGGAAGTTCTGGAAATTATATCTGCGCCCATCATCTGCAAGATCCATAACTATCGCTATGCTTGAGAGAGTCGCGGGTACCCTTTTACTACTTGAAAAGAATTGCACTTTTTGTTACTTGTTGCTTTTCCATGTCTAAATTGTTATACATAAAATTGGGAGCACTTTGCTTATACAATTTTCAGCATTGAGGGAACTGTTCAGAGCCAAAGCGGGAAATTATTCCTCTGAGTTCTCATCTGGAGAGGTCACCAGCGATGTTGGGTTGTCCCAGAGTAAGGAGGAGGACATAAAAACTGAAGTTCAGAGCCCAGAAGAAACAGGGAAGATTGAGGAGGCTGTTTCCTTAGAAGATGAGGTAGAAATACCACGTTCTGGCCGTTCAAGTTTAATGGGACTGAATGATGCCGCCGATGAGTTCTTTGATGTTTCTGAACCAGCAGACTGCGACAATTTTGAGAATGAGAGGCCTTCTGGCTTGACTACAGAAGAGCACTCTATGGTACTTGCTAGTCACcaaaactaaattttaatttccagaAGTAGTTGAACATACTTGGGCTTTGCTTTTATCAGTCTCCTTACTTGTGTTTTGTTCATACTCCATGCATCTTTTATGCTGATAACGGCGGAGAATTTCGAAATTATGGCTAGGACAATTATTGAGCTTTAACATATGTCTCTAGTTGTTATATAACGAAACTATTTTAACATACCATTTGTGCTTTTTTATCAGAAAAGCATTCTTCTAGGTCTACATTCTAGCTCATGGCTATCAAATTTTGCTTTTAGCACTTGCGTTTTTCAATTTTGGCCTCTGACATTATGATCTTTTTCTGGTGATCCTTGATGACTCGACTGGCCGAATGCATTGtgtttaataaaatacataCTTGTCACTGTGTCAGGTTAATATTTAGTGTGATAATTCAATAGTGGTATAAGATATTTGAGCCATTTTTATTTTAggctaataaaaaattaacttaaaagaCTGCTCCAAAAGGCAAGGATAAAAGGATCTTCTCccttttttcattaaaatcgATGCAACTGAAAATTTTGATGATAAGAAAATGGTTGGTTTTAATGTCCCTCGAGAATAGAAGATACGCAGTTTGTTCTAGGGAAGAGATTTGGAAAACTTGATTTTGGTGGACATCTGCTTGTTCATTCCCAGTGAGAACTTTGGTTGAATTAATCCAGTATTGTGCCCTTTATCTTATGTGTGGTCTTTAAGCTTTACAGTAGAGATCtgctttcctttattttctagTGCAAGAGTTGCTTCATCATCATTTTGCACTTATATTTCCATgtgaatttctatttttttccaatcTAACCAACTGCATTGTTGTTCTGAACAAGTGTAAATTATTGtttgttgaaatattttctacactATGTACAGAATAAATACCAGACCAAACTGCCATCAGCAGCCAGTCTTGTGAAAAAATTGCATGATTTTGCAGGTGAGTCTCATTATGGTCGACAATTAGTTTTAGCATGATTGAGGGGTGGGACCTGTgttaatttcttgttttgattattCTATGCTTAAGAAATTAATTGGAAACTCCCTTATGGTGCAGTTCAGAAGAAAGGGTATGTGGACTTACAAGATCTGGCCAGGGAATATGGCGCACGGTGCTCTTATGGAGCCACTCTGCAGAAAGACCCAAGTTGTAGTTTACCTTGCAGTTTGGCAGCAGCTGATCCTTCTTCATTTTTAATACGTGGAGAAAGTTATTTACAAGACCATAAAAAGGTATCCCTTTCAGTTCTAGTTATTGTTTACAAAGAAACTGATGGTGTGAATTGTTCATAACAAGAATCAATATTCACCTACATTAAAACCGTTATTATTTAATACAcctaaaaacatatatattttaagctCACCCTTGTTTTACCCTCTGGCTGAGTTGAATGGTGTTGTCTTAAAAGGCTTCAAGAGACTTTAGACCTTCAAGGGCTCCAAAATCAATCCATGGCTTTTCATTATGTGTGCTGTGatattagtataaattttatgatcATCACTCTTGGTATCAAAGGAGGAAGATGGTTATAGGTCTAACAAGTGGGACATGGGCTGTGTTGCTTTAGTAAGGTTCATTCTCCACTCACCCTTTCCTACctaaaaatgtaaatatgaCAGATCCATTTTCCCATCCTCAAAAGTTATCTTACTATGTTGTTTAAGACTCATTCAAACATTTAGAGGGCTCAGGCTTTCTATACGTCAATGTTTTCtgttttaaaatgaaactcTCAGTTTCATTATTTTCTGTCCTGGACTGAATAATTTTCTCTCTCCAGATTAAGGCAAAAGGCACCTTGATGCAAATGGTTGGTGCAGATTGGCTAAGATCTGACAGGCGAGAAGTTGATCTTGGTGGCCGGCCTGGTAGTATCATTCAGGTCTGAACTCTCATTATATGTGATTTCTAATTATTAAGACCTAATGGATAATGAGCATTTCTACAAACTGTATGCGCATTTTTACAAAAGGAAGCAAATGATTGAAAAGTAGTTATTCTCATAAAAACTATTGATTCATCCAGAAGTCTGCAGAACAGGGTGGACCCGAATTTTTCTTCGTTGTCAACATACAGGTAAGTTTGATTCAAATTATTggtcatcttcatcatcaagaTTCAGAATTTTACTATATACTATGGATCAGGTCCCGGGTTCAACCATGTATACCTTGGCTCTATATTACATGATGAAAACTCCTCTAGAAGACAATTCATTGCTACACGCTTTTGTCAATGGAGATGATGCCTTTAGGAATTCAAGATTCAAACTCATACCTTACATTTCAAAGGTTGGTAAGAAATCAATCAGATTTTACAGTTCTTACAAACCAATATTGTGGTATCAGGTGGGCATGTTCTTCAGATTTTGCATTGGTTTCAATTAATTTATCAGGGATCATGGATAGTCAAACAGAGTGTTGGGAAGAAAGCATGTTTGGTCGGTCAAGCACTCGATCTACATTATTTTCGTGGGAAAAACTATTTTGAGGTAAATTAACTGATCTTTACATTATGGAATGCAACTTATCAGAAACCGTTTGTAGATGTTCTTCGGCCAGTTGTTATGTGCTGAAATGCTAACCTTACATTGTGTCTGAAACCAGCTTGTAATCGATGTTGGATCTTCAACAGTGGCAAGGGGAGTGGTCAGTCTTGTTCTTGGATACCTGAACAATTTGGTCATAGAACTGGCATTTTTAATACAGGTAAAACAGTCAAATCATTCACTACACACACAACCATTCAGGTCATAGATAAATCGCACCAGTCTTTCACCAGTCTTTAACAAACAACATTCAATGCAAAAGAACTGACGCTAGAATGTATGTctacagaaaattgaaaaaatatatacatagagAAAAAAGAACTTAACTTTCCATTGAATTCCTGATATGTAGTTTATGAGATATGAAGTAAACTAGAGGCATGGGGGTGCAGTCATTTGGTGAATTGTTTTGGGCAAGTTTGCTTTTCTATTAACCCCATTGAAAAAATTGCAGGGCAACACGCAGGAGGAGCTCCCAGAAGTTCTTCTCG is a window from the Juglans regia cultivar Chandler chromosome 7, Walnut 2.0, whole genome shotgun sequence genome containing:
- the LOC108997018 gene encoding protein ENHANCED DISEASE RESISTANCE 2-like isoform X2 gives rise to the protein MGSSQTDVTMEGWLYLIRLNRFGLQYSRKRYFTLKGNCLRCYKATPTSEREEPVRSAMIDFCIRVSDNGRETINRKIIFIFTLYNTSNHSDQLKLGASSSEEAAKWIHSLQDAASKECPNPAKRKCLPLRLGGSEKDHKHSIESTICSSMHVEAMTSDVIAPSPWKIFGCHNGLRLFKEAKDWDSRGKHWDDHPAIMAVGVLDGTSEAIFQTLMSLGPSRSEWDFCFYQGSVVEHLDGHTDIIRKQLYSDWLPWGMRRRDLLLRRYWRREDDGTYVILYHSVFHKKCRPQRGYVRACLKSGGYVITPVNQGKQSLVKHMLAIDWKFWKLYLRPSSARSITIAMLERVAALRELFRAKAGNYSSEFSSGEVTSDVGLSQSKEEDIKTEVQSPEETGKIEEAVSLEDEVEIPRSGRSSLMGLNDAADEFFDVSEPADCDNFENERPSGLTTEEHSMNKYQTKLPSAASLVKKLHDFAVQKKGYVDLQDLAREYGARCSYGATLQKDPSCSLPCSLAAADPSSFLIRGESYLQDHKKIKAKGTLMQMVGADWLRSDRREVDLGGRPGSIIQKSAEQGGPEFFFVVNIQVPGSTMYTLALYYMMKTPLEDNSLLHAFVNGDDAFRNSRFKLIPYISKGSWIVKQSVGKKACLVGQALDLHYFRGKNYFELVIDVGSSTVARGVVSLVLGYLNNLVIELAFLIQGNTQEELPEVLLGTCRINHLDASKSVVVEP
- the LOC108997018 gene encoding protein ENHANCED DISEASE RESISTANCE 2-like isoform X1, with the translated sequence MGSSQTDVTMEGWLYLIRLNRFGLQYSRKRYFTLKGNCLRCYKATPTSEREEPVRSAMIDFCIRVSDNGRETINRKIIFIFTLYNTSNHSDQLKLGASSSEEAAKWIHSLQDAASKECPNPAKRKCLPLSRLGGSEKDHKHSIESTICSSMHVEAMTSDVIAPSPWKIFGCHNGLRLFKEAKDWDSRGKHWDDHPAIMAVGVLDGTSEAIFQTLMSLGPSRSEWDFCFYQGSVVEHLDGHTDIIRKQLYSDWLPWGMRRRDLLLRRYWRREDDGTYVILYHSVFHKKCRPQRGYVRACLKSGGYVITPVNQGKQSLVKHMLAIDWKFWKLYLRPSSARSITIAMLERVAALRELFRAKAGNYSSEFSSGEVTSDVGLSQSKEEDIKTEVQSPEETGKIEEAVSLEDEVEIPRSGRSSLMGLNDAADEFFDVSEPADCDNFENERPSGLTTEEHSMNKYQTKLPSAASLVKKLHDFAVQKKGYVDLQDLAREYGARCSYGATLQKDPSCSLPCSLAAADPSSFLIRGESYLQDHKKIKAKGTLMQMVGADWLRSDRREVDLGGRPGSIIQKSAEQGGPEFFFVVNIQVPGSTMYTLALYYMMKTPLEDNSLLHAFVNGDDAFRNSRFKLIPYISKGSWIVKQSVGKKACLVGQALDLHYFRGKNYFELVIDVGSSTVARGVVSLVLGYLNNLVIELAFLIQGNTQEELPEVLLGTCRINHLDASKSVVVEP